Proteins encoded within one genomic window of Xylophilus sp. GOD-11R:
- the pncB gene encoding nicotinate phosphoribosyltransferase, which translates to MTPIIQSLLDTDLYKFTMWQAILHRHPQNEAEYTFSCRNPVTAYPLSELVGELNEQLDHLCSLRVTPEEQAYLRGLRFMRSDFVDYLRIFSFQREFIRAYADGDHLRIEVRGPQVHVMGFEIFVLSIVNELYFRRFDQEAALAEGRKRLASKIELIQDFAREPQRRHPFEFFDFGVRRRFSRAWQTEVVTVLRDQAQPFFRGTSNVLLAKELDIVPIGTMAHEYLQTYQALGVRLRDFQRAALEDWVQEYRGDLGIALTDVIGMDAFLEDFDLYFAKLFDGLRHDSGDPVVWGEKALAHYAKLRLDAHTKRLVFSDGLNLPSAMSLYRHFGDRVNLGFGIGTNLTNDMGNKTLNIVMKLTSCNGQTVAKLSDSPGKTLCDDYTFLAYLAQVFKVPAPQIPTT; encoded by the coding sequence ATGACACCCATCATTCAAAGCCTGCTGGATACCGACCTCTACAAGTTCACCATGTGGCAGGCGATCCTGCACCGGCACCCGCAGAACGAAGCCGAATACACCTTCAGCTGCCGCAATCCGGTCACGGCCTATCCGCTGTCGGAGCTGGTCGGCGAGCTCAACGAACAGCTCGACCACCTGTGCAGCCTGCGGGTGACGCCCGAAGAACAGGCCTATCTGCGCGGCCTGCGTTTCATGCGCAGTGATTTCGTCGATTACCTCCGCATCTTCAGTTTCCAGCGCGAATTCATCCGCGCCTATGCCGACGGCGACCATCTGCGCATCGAAGTGCGCGGCCCGCAGGTGCATGTGATGGGCTTCGAGATCTTCGTGCTCTCCATCGTCAACGAGCTCTATTTCCGCCGCTTCGACCAGGAAGCCGCGCTCGCCGAGGGCCGCAAGCGCCTTGCCTCCAAGATCGAGCTGATCCAGGATTTCGCCCGGGAGCCGCAGCGCCGCCACCCCTTCGAATTCTTCGACTTCGGCGTGCGCCGGCGCTTCTCGCGTGCCTGGCAGACCGAGGTGGTCACCGTGCTGCGCGACCAGGCCCAGCCCTTCTTCCGGGGCACTTCCAACGTGCTGCTGGCCAAGGAACTCGATATCGTGCCGATCGGCACCATGGCCCACGAATACCTGCAGACCTACCAGGCGCTCGGCGTGCGGCTGCGCGATTTCCAGCGCGCCGCGCTGGAGGATTGGGTGCAGGAATACCGGGGCGACCTCGGCATCGCGCTCACCGACGTGATCGGCATGGACGCCTTTCTGGAAGACTTCGACCTCTACTTCGCCAAGCTCTTCGACGGCCTGCGACACGATTCCGGCGACCCGGTGGTCTGGGGCGAGAAAGCCCTGGCCCACTACGCCAAGCTGCGGCTCGACGCGCACACCAAGCGCCTCGTCTTCTCCGATGGGCTCAACCTGCCCTCGGCCATGTCGCTCTACCGGCACTTTGGCGACCGGGTGAACCTGGGCTTCGGCATCGGCACCAACCTCACCAATGACATGGGCAACAAGACGCTCAACATCGTGATGAAGCTGACCTCCTGCAACGGCCAGACCGTTGCCAAGCTCTCCGATTCGCCCGGCAAGACGCTGTGTGACGACTACACCTTCCTGGCGTACCTGGCGCAGGTCTTCAAAGTGCCGGCACCGCAGATCCCCACGACCTGA
- a CDS encoding HIT family protein, which yields MNKFECVFCRIAAGRAPSHRIWESDTVMAFLSLHPNTEGFTVVATKAHHPSYLFDMKETAFIDLVTSAKKVGKMLDQAFDDVGRTACIMEGFGVDHAHIKLFPMHGTQGPWRPIKSKVDKFFATYEGYVSSHDHQRADDDQLRMLAERIRTTGYGPE from the coding sequence ATGAATAAATTCGAATGCGTTTTCTGCCGGATCGCGGCCGGGCGAGCCCCGAGTCACCGGATCTGGGAAAGCGATACCGTCATGGCGTTCCTGTCGCTTCATCCCAATACCGAAGGGTTCACCGTGGTGGCCACCAAGGCACATCACCCGAGCTACCTGTTCGACATGAAAGAAACCGCCTTCATCGACCTGGTCACGTCGGCGAAAAAGGTCGGAAAAATGCTCGACCAGGCATTCGACGACGTCGGCCGCACCGCTTGCATCATGGAAGGCTTCGGCGTCGACCACGCCCACATCAAGCTGTTCCCGATGCACGGAACCCAGGGGCCGTGGCGGCCGATCAAATCGAAGGTCGACAAGTTTTTCGCGACCTACGAAGGCTATGTTTCGTCGCATGACCATCAGCGCGCCGACGACGATCAGCTTCGGATGCTGGCCGAACGCATTCGGACCACCGGCTACGGGCCAGAATGA
- the arfB gene encoding alternative ribosome rescue aminoacyl-tRNA hydrolase ArfB — protein MKAKPVLIDENEVVCTAIRAQGAGGQNVNKVSSAVHLRYDIPASSLPDDVKERLLATSDSRITREGVLVLKAQQHRTQEMNRADALARLQAVVDAAAVVPTVRRATKPSYGSKMRRLEGKSLRSQTKSLRGPVRD, from the coding sequence ATGAAAGCCAAGCCCGTCCTGATCGATGAGAACGAAGTCGTCTGCACCGCCATCCGTGCGCAGGGGGCGGGCGGCCAGAACGTGAACAAGGTGTCGAGCGCGGTGCATCTGCGCTACGACATCCCCGCCAGTTCGCTGCCTGACGACGTGAAGGAGCGGCTGCTCGCCACCTCCGACAGCCGCATCACCCGCGAGGGCGTGCTGGTGCTGAAGGCGCAGCAACACCGTACGCAGGAAATGAACCGGGCCGATGCGCTGGCACGGCTGCAGGCGGTGGTGGACGCGGCGGCGGTGGTGCCGACTGTTCGCCGGGCAACCAAGCCGAGCTACGGCTCGAAGATGCGGCGGCTGGAAGGCAAGAGCCTGCGGTCGCAGACCAAGAGCCTGCGCGGGCCGGTGAGGGACTGA